One Hermetia illucens chromosome 4, iHerIll2.2.curated.20191125, whole genome shotgun sequence DNA segment encodes these proteins:
- the LOC119656266 gene encoding tubulin beta-3 chain, with translation MREIVHLQAGQCGNQIGAKFWEIISEEHGIDSTGIYHGDSDLQLERVSVYYNEASAVTRTSGGKYVPRAILLDLEPGTMESVRSGPYGKLFRPDNFVFGQSGAGNNWAKGHYTEGAELVDAVLDVVRKECENCDCLQGFQLTHSLGGGTGSGMGTLLISKIREEYPDRIMNTYSVVPSPKVSDTVVEPYNATLSIHQLVENTDETYCIDNEALYDICFRTLKVPNPSYGDLNHLVSLTMSGVTTCLRFPGQLNADLRKLAVNMVPFPRLHFFMPGFAPLTSRGSQQYRALTVPELTQQMFDAKNMMAACDPRHGRYLTVAAVFRGRMSMKEVDEQMLAVQNKNSSYFVEWIPNNVKTAVCDIPPKGLKMSSTFIGNTTAIQELFKRISEQFSAMFRRKAFLHWYTGEGMDEMEFTEAESNMNDLVSEYQQYQEATADDEFEGEVADEVEGECV, from the exons TTCTGGGAAATTATTTCAGAAGAACATGGAATCGATTCAACCGGTATCTACCACGGTGACAGCGATCTTCAATTGGAAAGGGTTAGCGTCTACTACAACGAAGCATCAG ctgtTACAAGAACATCCGGTGGAAAGTATGTCCCACGTGCGATCCTTTTGGATTTGGAGCCGGGCACCATGGAATCCGTACGCTCGGGACCTTATGGTAAACTTTTCCGTCCTGACAATTTCGTGTTTGGTCAGTCGGGCGCTGGTAATAATTGGGCAAAAGGTCACTATACCGAAGGTGCTGAACTAGTCGATGCCGTCCTGGATGTTGTTCGCAAGGAATGCGAGAACTGCGACTGTTTGCAG GGCTTCCAGCTAACTCATTCACTGGGCGGCGGTACTGGATCTGGTATGGGAACACTACTGATCTCAAAGATACGTGAGGAGTATCCCGACAGAATTATGAATACATACTCCGTGGTCCCATCACCTAAGGTATCTGATACTGTAGTGGAACCATATAACGCTACTCTGTCGATCCACCAACTTGTCGAGAATACAGACGAAACGTATTGCATCGACAACGAAGCTTTATATGATATTTGCTTTAGGACCCTCAAGGTGCCAAATCCTAGCTACGGTGACCTTAATCACTTAGTATCACTGACCATGTCTGGCGTGACAACCTGCCTACGATTCCCTGGTCAATTGAACGCTGATCTCAGGAAGTTGGCTGTAAACATGGTTCCCTTCCCACGTTTGCACTTCTTCATGCCTGGCTTCGCTCCACTTACATCAAGAGGTTCCCAACAATACCGAGCCCTAACTGTTCCAGAATTAACTCAGCAAATGTTTGACGCTAAAAACATGATGGCTGCATGTGATCCACGTCATGGACGCTACTTGACTGTAGCTGCTGTGTTCCGTGGACGAATGTCCATGAAAGAAGTTGATGAACAAATGCTTGCTGTTCAAAATAAGAACAGCAGCTACTTCGTTGAGTGGATTCCGAACAATGTGAAGACAGCCGTTTGCGATATTCCGCCGAAGGGACTGAAGATGTCCTCTACATTCATTGGAAACACCACTGCCATCCAAGAACTATTCAAACGTATTTCGGAACAATTCTCGGCTATGTTCCGGAGGAAAGCTTTCTTGCATTGGTACACTGGCGAGGGTATGGATGAGATGGAGTTCACTGAGGCTGAAAGTAATATGAATGATTTAGTATCTGAATATCAACAATATCAAGAAGCGACCGCGGATGATGAATTTGAAGGAGAAGTAGCTGATGAAGTTGAAGGAGAATGTGTTTAA